Below is a genomic region from Sphingomonas sp. KR3-1.
ACGAAAATGTTAGCGCTACCTGTCAGAACAGCCGGCCGCCGTTCGGGACGGACTGCGACGGGTGGAACAGCACGACCTTCCCTTCCGCATCGGGGAAGCCGAGCGTCAGCACTTCGGACATGAACTTGCCGATCTGGCGGGGTGGAAAATTGACCACCGCGACGACCTGGAGCCCGGGCAGCTGCTCGAGCGCATAATGTTCGGTGATCTGCGCCGAGGAGCGCTTGCGGCCGATCGCCGGACCGAAATCGATCAGCAGCTTGAACGCCGGCTTGCGCGCCTCGGGAAAAGGCTCTGCCACAACGATCGTGCCGATGCGGATATCGACGGCGAGGAACTGGTCGAACTCGATCGTCTCGGCGGCCGGCGCGGCGGGATCATGGGTGACGTGCATGCCCCGCCCCTTGCCACCTCGGCACTGCCGCCGCCAGCCGGACATTGCGCTTGTTCTATCTTTGTTCTATGTCCTCACCATGCAACCCGGCTTCGGCTTTTTCGGGCATGACGATATCCTGCGCTGGCAGGCGGCGCTGGAGCCGATGCGCGCGCTGGCCGGGCCGCTGCCGCGGCGCACGCCGATCGGAGCGCTGGTCAAGTCGATGATCAGCGGGCGGACGCAGGACGCGGTATCGCTCGCCGCCTATGACCGGCTGGTCGCCGCGTTCGGC
It encodes:
- a CDS encoding tRNA-binding protein, which produces MHVTHDPAAPAAETIEFDQFLAVDIRIGTIVVAEPFPEARKPAFKLLIDFGPAIGRKRSSAQITEHYALEQLPGLQVVAVVNFPPRQIGKFMSEVLTLGFPDAEGKVVLFHPSQSVPNGGRLF